ATAATAGGGCAAGCCAGTATGGAGCGACCTGTCGATGCCTATCTATGAATACGAGTGTGAGGCCTGTGGACACCACCTGGAAGCGATCCAGAAAATCAGTGACCAGCCGTTGTCGATCTGTCCTTCGTGTCACGAGCCGGCGCTGAGAAAATTGATTTCCGCGTCCGGGTTCCGGCTGAGCGGTTCCGGCTGGTACGAAACGGATTTCAAGACCAAGGGTAAGCGCAACATCGCCGAACGCGATTCGAAGGCGCCTTCCTCGGACAAGAAGACCGAGTCAAAGTCCAAGACCGAGACCAAGACCAAGACCAAAACCAAGACCGCGTCCGGGAACGACAAGTAGAACGATACGCCGTGGCAAAACGTCAACCGGAGTGCCGGCTTCGACCCCGTTCGCCGCATCGTATCGGTTCCGTTT
Above is a genomic segment from Gammaproteobacteria bacterium containing:
- a CDS encoding zinc ribbon domain-containing protein, with the protein product MPIYEYECEACGHHLEAIQKISDQPLSICPSCHEPALRKLISASGFRLSGSGWYETDFKTKGKRNIAERDSKAPSSDKKTESKSKTETKTKTKTKTASGNDK